In one window of Oryza sativa Japonica Group chromosome 9, ASM3414082v1 DNA:
- the LOC107275506 gene encoding SKP1-like protein 5: protein MAAVKEGADAGDSKILLISSDGQHFQVTEAEASMSKLVSNMIEDGCTENGVPLPNVASNVLAKVLEYCKKHAAAAAAEDVAVKDQELKSFDASFIDVDNTMLFNLILAANYLNVPSLLDLACQHTADLIKGKTVQEIRDMFGIVNDFTPEEEEEIRKENEWAFEN from the coding sequence ATGGCGGCAGTAAAGGAGGGAGCCGACGCCGGCGACAGCAAGATCCTTCTGATCAGCTCGGACGGGCAGCACTTCCAGgtgacggaggcggaggcgagcaTGTCGAAGCTAGTGAGCAACATGATCGAGGACGGCTGCACGGAGAACGGCGTCCCTCTCCCCAACGTCGCCTCCAACGTCCTCGCCAAGGTGCTCGAGTACTGCAAGaaacacgccgccgccgccgctgccgaggaCGTCGCCGTGAAGGATCAGGAGCTGAAGAGCTTCGATGCCAGCTTCATCGATGTCGACAACACGATGCTGTTCAACTTGATCTTGGCCGCCAACTACTTGAACGTGCCGTCTCTACTTGATCTTGCGTGCCAACACACGGCTGACTTGATCAAGGGCAAGACGGTACAGGAGATCAGGGACATGTTCGGGATCGTCAACGACTTCAcaccagaggaggaggaggagatccgcAAGGAGAACGAATGGGCCTTCGAGAACTAG